In one Drosophila pseudoobscura strain MV-25-SWS-2005 chromosome X, UCI_Dpse_MV25, whole genome shotgun sequence genomic region, the following are encoded:
- the rdgC gene encoding serine/threonine-protein phosphatase rdgC isoform X5, with translation MRTATIRAAIFIQKWYRRHQARREMMRRCNWQIFQNLEYASEQDQAELYKFFNDLIKHMPQAAGRKNQHHGESIISLLDEKDDMMDELGDTVNAKIEMPIRKSHIDLLIDVFRKKRGNRLHPKYVALILREGAKSLKQLPNISMVSTAVSQQVTVCGDLHGKLDDLLVVLHKNGLPSSSNPYVFNGDFVDRGKRGLEVLLLLLSLYLAFPQAVFLNRGNHEDSVMNARYGFIREVEGKYPRNHKRLLAIIDEVYRWLPLGSVLNSRVLIVHGGISDNTSLDLIKSIDRGKYVSILRPPLTDGEPLDKTEWQQIFDIMWSDPQTVMGCVPNTLRGAGVWFGPDVTENFLQRHRLSYVIRSHECKPNGHEFMHDNKVITIFSASNYYAIGSNKGAYIRLNNQLMPHFVQYISAASQSKRLSFKQRMGMVESSALKELAVKMRDYRDELEDEFKKFDPDNTGCITITNWCYVMEKVTKLGLPWRLLRDKLAPGTDSHMVNYYTTLDLLDTDVILEAEADGTSVMDALYANKASLVAIFNIIDADDSGEITLDEFETAIDLLTAHMPGAYSKEEMLEKCRMMDLNGDGKVDLNEFLEAFRLSDVQRKQQQDENTRRRSEVRASTKPSDPVTELADRISRNTVIVEQDIDPSDCEAKVIKPNKA, from the exons ATGAGAACGGCAA CTATCAGAGCGGCTATATTTATCCAGAAATGGTATCGCAGGCATCAGGCACGTCGCGAAATGATGAGGCGCTGCAATTGGCAGATATTCCAGAATCTAGAGTACGCCAGCGAACAGGACCAGGCTGAG CTGTACAAATTCTTCAATGACCTCATCAAACATATGCCCCAGGCCGCGGGCAGGAAAAATCAACATCATGGCGAATCCATAA TTTCCCTTCTGGACGAAAAGGACGATATGATGGATGAGCTCGGGGATACTGTGAATGCCAAAATAGAGATGCCAATTCGAAAGAGTCACATTGATCTCCTGATTGACGTCTTCCGCAAGAAACGG GGCAACCGATTGCATCCGAAATATGTGGCGCTGATCCTGCGCGAGGGTGCCAAGTCCCTTAAGCAGTTGCCGAACATCTCCATGGTGTCCACTGCTGTGTCGCAGCAGGTCACTGTCTGTGGCGATCTGCACGGAAAACTCGACGATCTTCTTGTGGTGCTGCACAAG AACGGTCTTCCTTCATCTTCCAATCCTTATGTGTTCAACGGGGACTTTGTGGATAGGGGCAAGCGGGGACTggaggtgctgctgttgcttctgtcTCTGTATCTGGCATTTCCCCAGGCGGTTTTCCTGAACCGCGGCAATCACGAAGACAGCGTCATGAATGCCCGCTATGGATTCATTCGCGAAGTGGAGGGCAAGTACCCC CGGAACCACAAGCGACTGCTGGCTATCATAGACGAGGTCTACAGATGGCTTCCACTAGGCTCCGTTCTCAACAGTCGAGTGCTGATCGTCCACGGTGGCATTTCCGACAACACCAGCTTGGACCTCATCAAGAGCATCGATCGGGGCAAG TACGTATCCATTCTGCGACCACCGCTCACAGACGGCGAGCCTCTGGATAAAACCGAATGGCAACAG ATCTTCGATATCATGTGGAGCGACCCCCAGACCGTGATGGGATGCGTTCCAAACACACTGCGAGGTGCTGGTGTTTGGTTTGGCCCCGACGTCACCGAGAATTTCCTGCAGCGCCACCGACTCAGCTATGTCATACGGTCCCACGAGTGCAAGCCCAACGGACACGAGTTCATGCATGACAACAAG GTAATCACAATCTTTTCGGCATCCAACTACTATGCGATTGGCTCCAATAAGGGCGCCTACATACGACTCAACAACCAGTTGATGCCGCATTTTGTGCAGTACATATCGGCGGCCTCGCAGTCGAAGCGTCTGTCCTTTAAGCAGCGCATGGGCATGGTGGAGAGCTCTGCTCTGAAGGAGCTCGCCGTGAAGATGCGCGACTATCGCGATGAGTTGGAGGATGAGTTTAAGAAGTTCGATCCGGACAACACCGGATGCATAACCATTACGAACTGGTGTTATGTGATGGAGAAGGTCACAAAGCTGGGACTGCCCTGGCGTCTCCTGCGCGATAAGCTGGCTCCTGGCACCGACAGCCACATGGTCAACTATTATACCACCTTGGATCTACTGGATACGGACGTGATC CTGGAGGCCGAGGCAGATGGAACCTCAGTCATGGACGCTTTGTATGCGAACAAAGCCAGTTTGGTGGCCATCTTCAATATCATAGATGCTGACGATTCTG GGGAGATAACTCTGGACGAATTCGAAACAGCGATTGATCTGTTGACGGCACACATGCCGGGCGCCTATTCCAAGGAGGAGATGCTGGAGAAGTGTCGTATGATGGATCTGAATGGGGATGGCAAGGTGGATCTGAACGAGTTCCTGGAGGCCTTCAGGCTGAGCGATGTGCAAAGGAAGCAGCAACAGGATGAGAACACACGAAGGCGTTCGGAGGTCAGGGCCTCAACCAAACCCTCGGACCCCGTCACCGAGCTGGCGGATAGAATATCACGGAATACGGTCATTGTAGAGCAAGATATAGACCCATCCGACTGCGAGGCTAAAGTAATCAAACCCAATAAGGCCTAA
- the rdgC gene encoding serine/threonine-protein phosphatase rdgC isoform X4: protein MDENAIRAAIFIQKWYRRHQARREMMRRCNWQIFQNLEYASEQDQAELYKFFNDLIKHMPQAAGRKNQHHGESIISLLDEKDDMMDELGDTVNAKIEMPIRKSHIDLLIDVFRKKRGNRLHPKYVALILREGAKSLKQLPNISMVSTAVSQQVTVCGDLHGKLDDLLVVLHKNGLPSSSNPYVFNGDFVDRGKRGLEVLLLLLSLYLAFPQAVFLNRGNHEDSVMNARYGFIREVEGKYPRNHKRLLAIIDEVYRWLPLGSVLNSRVLIVHGGISDNTSLDLIKSIDRGKYVSILRPPLTDGEPLDKTEWQQIFDIMWSDPQTVMGCVPNTLRGAGVWFGPDVTENFLQRHRLSYVIRSHECKPNGHEFMHDNKVITIFSASNYYAIGSNKGAYIRLNNQLMPHFVQYISAASQSKRLSFKQRMGMVESSALKELAVKMRDYRDELEDEFKKFDPDNTGCITITNWCYVMEKVTKLGLPWRLLRDKLAPGTDSHMVNYYTTLDLLDTDVILEAEADGTSVMDALYANKASLVAIFNIIDADDSGEITLDEFETAIDLLTAHMPGAYSKEEMLEKCRMMDLNGDGKVDLNEFLEAFRLSDVQRKQQQDENTRRRSEVRASTKPSDPVTELADRISRNTVIVEQDIDPSDCEAKVIKPNKA, encoded by the exons ATGGATGAGAACG CTATCAGAGCGGCTATATTTATCCAGAAATGGTATCGCAGGCATCAGGCACGTCGCGAAATGATGAGGCGCTGCAATTGGCAGATATTCCAGAATCTAGAGTACGCCAGCGAACAGGACCAGGCTGAG CTGTACAAATTCTTCAATGACCTCATCAAACATATGCCCCAGGCCGCGGGCAGGAAAAATCAACATCATGGCGAATCCATAA TTTCCCTTCTGGACGAAAAGGACGATATGATGGATGAGCTCGGGGATACTGTGAATGCCAAAATAGAGATGCCAATTCGAAAGAGTCACATTGATCTCCTGATTGACGTCTTCCGCAAGAAACGG GGCAACCGATTGCATCCGAAATATGTGGCGCTGATCCTGCGCGAGGGTGCCAAGTCCCTTAAGCAGTTGCCGAACATCTCCATGGTGTCCACTGCTGTGTCGCAGCAGGTCACTGTCTGTGGCGATCTGCACGGAAAACTCGACGATCTTCTTGTGGTGCTGCACAAG AACGGTCTTCCTTCATCTTCCAATCCTTATGTGTTCAACGGGGACTTTGTGGATAGGGGCAAGCGGGGACTggaggtgctgctgttgcttctgtcTCTGTATCTGGCATTTCCCCAGGCGGTTTTCCTGAACCGCGGCAATCACGAAGACAGCGTCATGAATGCCCGCTATGGATTCATTCGCGAAGTGGAGGGCAAGTACCCC CGGAACCACAAGCGACTGCTGGCTATCATAGACGAGGTCTACAGATGGCTTCCACTAGGCTCCGTTCTCAACAGTCGAGTGCTGATCGTCCACGGTGGCATTTCCGACAACACCAGCTTGGACCTCATCAAGAGCATCGATCGGGGCAAG TACGTATCCATTCTGCGACCACCGCTCACAGACGGCGAGCCTCTGGATAAAACCGAATGGCAACAG ATCTTCGATATCATGTGGAGCGACCCCCAGACCGTGATGGGATGCGTTCCAAACACACTGCGAGGTGCTGGTGTTTGGTTTGGCCCCGACGTCACCGAGAATTTCCTGCAGCGCCACCGACTCAGCTATGTCATACGGTCCCACGAGTGCAAGCCCAACGGACACGAGTTCATGCATGACAACAAG GTAATCACAATCTTTTCGGCATCCAACTACTATGCGATTGGCTCCAATAAGGGCGCCTACATACGACTCAACAACCAGTTGATGCCGCATTTTGTGCAGTACATATCGGCGGCCTCGCAGTCGAAGCGTCTGTCCTTTAAGCAGCGCATGGGCATGGTGGAGAGCTCTGCTCTGAAGGAGCTCGCCGTGAAGATGCGCGACTATCGCGATGAGTTGGAGGATGAGTTTAAGAAGTTCGATCCGGACAACACCGGATGCATAACCATTACGAACTGGTGTTATGTGATGGAGAAGGTCACAAAGCTGGGACTGCCCTGGCGTCTCCTGCGCGATAAGCTGGCTCCTGGCACCGACAGCCACATGGTCAACTATTATACCACCTTGGATCTACTGGATACGGACGTGATC CTGGAGGCCGAGGCAGATGGAACCTCAGTCATGGACGCTTTGTATGCGAACAAAGCCAGTTTGGTGGCCATCTTCAATATCATAGATGCTGACGATTCTG GGGAGATAACTCTGGACGAATTCGAAACAGCGATTGATCTGTTGACGGCACACATGCCGGGCGCCTATTCCAAGGAGGAGATGCTGGAGAAGTGTCGTATGATGGATCTGAATGGGGATGGCAAGGTGGATCTGAACGAGTTCCTGGAGGCCTTCAGGCTGAGCGATGTGCAAAGGAAGCAGCAACAGGATGAGAACACACGAAGGCGTTCGGAGGTCAGGGCCTCAACCAAACCCTCGGACCCCGTCACCGAGCTGGCGGATAGAATATCACGGAATACGGTCATTGTAGAGCAAGATATAGACCCATCCGACTGCGAGGCTAAAGTAATCAAACCCAATAAGGCCTAA
- the rdgC gene encoding serine/threonine-protein phosphatase rdgC isoform X3, translating to MLKHFSTHLMGCINLKKKKPPPPPDAATTIRAAIFIQKWYRRHQARREMMRRCNWQIFQNLEYASEQDQAELYKFFNDLIKHMPQAAGRKNQHHGESIISLLDEKDDMMDELGDTVNAKIEMPIRKSHIDLLIDVFRKKRGNRLHPKYVALILREGAKSLKQLPNISMVSTAVSQQVTVCGDLHGKLDDLLVVLHKNGLPSSSNPYVFNGDFVDRGKRGLEVLLLLLSLYLAFPQAVFLNRGNHEDSVMNARYGFIREVEGKYPRNHKRLLAIIDEVYRWLPLGSVLNSRVLIVHGGISDNTSLDLIKSIDRGKYVSILRPPLTDGEPLDKTEWQQIFDIMWSDPQTVMGCVPNTLRGAGVWFGPDVTENFLQRHRLSYVIRSHECKPNGHEFMHDNKVITIFSASNYYAIGSNKGAYIRLNNQLMPHFVQYISAASQSKRLSFKQRMGMVESSALKELAVKMRDYRDELEDEFKKFDPDNTGCITITNWCYVMEKVTKLGLPWRLLRDKLAPGTDSHMVNYYTTLDLLDTDVILEAEADGTSVMDALYANKASLVAIFNIIDADDSGEITLDEFETAIDLLTAHMPGAYSKEEMLEKCRMMDLNGDGKVDLNEFLEAFRLSDVQRKQQQDENTRRRSEVRASTKPSDPVTELADRISRNTVIVEQDIDPSDCEAKVIKPNKA from the exons ATGTTGAAGCACTTTTCGACCCATCTTATGGGctgtataaatttaaaaaagaaaaaaccaccGCCCCCACCAGACGCAGCGACAA CTATCAGAGCGGCTATATTTATCCAGAAATGGTATCGCAGGCATCAGGCACGTCGCGAAATGATGAGGCGCTGCAATTGGCAGATATTCCAGAATCTAGAGTACGCCAGCGAACAGGACCAGGCTGAG CTGTACAAATTCTTCAATGACCTCATCAAACATATGCCCCAGGCCGCGGGCAGGAAAAATCAACATCATGGCGAATCCATAA TTTCCCTTCTGGACGAAAAGGACGATATGATGGATGAGCTCGGGGATACTGTGAATGCCAAAATAGAGATGCCAATTCGAAAGAGTCACATTGATCTCCTGATTGACGTCTTCCGCAAGAAACGG GGCAACCGATTGCATCCGAAATATGTGGCGCTGATCCTGCGCGAGGGTGCCAAGTCCCTTAAGCAGTTGCCGAACATCTCCATGGTGTCCACTGCTGTGTCGCAGCAGGTCACTGTCTGTGGCGATCTGCACGGAAAACTCGACGATCTTCTTGTGGTGCTGCACAAG AACGGTCTTCCTTCATCTTCCAATCCTTATGTGTTCAACGGGGACTTTGTGGATAGGGGCAAGCGGGGACTggaggtgctgctgttgcttctgtcTCTGTATCTGGCATTTCCCCAGGCGGTTTTCCTGAACCGCGGCAATCACGAAGACAGCGTCATGAATGCCCGCTATGGATTCATTCGCGAAGTGGAGGGCAAGTACCCC CGGAACCACAAGCGACTGCTGGCTATCATAGACGAGGTCTACAGATGGCTTCCACTAGGCTCCGTTCTCAACAGTCGAGTGCTGATCGTCCACGGTGGCATTTCCGACAACACCAGCTTGGACCTCATCAAGAGCATCGATCGGGGCAAG TACGTATCCATTCTGCGACCACCGCTCACAGACGGCGAGCCTCTGGATAAAACCGAATGGCAACAG ATCTTCGATATCATGTGGAGCGACCCCCAGACCGTGATGGGATGCGTTCCAAACACACTGCGAGGTGCTGGTGTTTGGTTTGGCCCCGACGTCACCGAGAATTTCCTGCAGCGCCACCGACTCAGCTATGTCATACGGTCCCACGAGTGCAAGCCCAACGGACACGAGTTCATGCATGACAACAAG GTAATCACAATCTTTTCGGCATCCAACTACTATGCGATTGGCTCCAATAAGGGCGCCTACATACGACTCAACAACCAGTTGATGCCGCATTTTGTGCAGTACATATCGGCGGCCTCGCAGTCGAAGCGTCTGTCCTTTAAGCAGCGCATGGGCATGGTGGAGAGCTCTGCTCTGAAGGAGCTCGCCGTGAAGATGCGCGACTATCGCGATGAGTTGGAGGATGAGTTTAAGAAGTTCGATCCGGACAACACCGGATGCATAACCATTACGAACTGGTGTTATGTGATGGAGAAGGTCACAAAGCTGGGACTGCCCTGGCGTCTCCTGCGCGATAAGCTGGCTCCTGGCACCGACAGCCACATGGTCAACTATTATACCACCTTGGATCTACTGGATACGGACGTGATC CTGGAGGCCGAGGCAGATGGAACCTCAGTCATGGACGCTTTGTATGCGAACAAAGCCAGTTTGGTGGCCATCTTCAATATCATAGATGCTGACGATTCTG GGGAGATAACTCTGGACGAATTCGAAACAGCGATTGATCTGTTGACGGCACACATGCCGGGCGCCTATTCCAAGGAGGAGATGCTGGAGAAGTGTCGTATGATGGATCTGAATGGGGATGGCAAGGTGGATCTGAACGAGTTCCTGGAGGCCTTCAGGCTGAGCGATGTGCAAAGGAAGCAGCAACAGGATGAGAACACACGAAGGCGTTCGGAGGTCAGGGCCTCAACCAAACCCTCGGACCCCGTCACCGAGCTGGCGGATAGAATATCACGGAATACGGTCATTGTAGAGCAAGATATAGACCCATCCGACTGCGAGGCTAAAGTAATCAAACCCAATAAGGCCTAA
- the rdgC gene encoding serine/threonine-protein phosphatase rdgC isoform X2, with protein MLRSCVCLRSDEDGKRRGSSVEDASSCRSSEIERVGASMQTLGPSGQPQSVAAQTTTRASSLLQFFHRKGWCKHFRKPLRGMSASRAEKTIRAAIFIQKWYRRHQARREMMRRCNWQIFQNLEYASEQDQAELYKFFNDLIKHMPQAAGRKNQHHGESIISLLDEKDDMMDELGDTVNAKIEMPIRKSHIDLLIDVFRKKRGNRLHPKYVALILREGAKSLKQLPNISMVSTAVSQQVTVCGDLHGKLDDLLVVLHKNGLPSSSNPYVFNGDFVDRGKRGLEVLLLLLSLYLAFPQAVFLNRGNHEDSVMNARYGFIREVEGKYPRNHKRLLAIIDEVYRWLPLGSVLNSRVLIVHGGISDNTSLDLIKSIDRGKYVSILRPPLTDGEPLDKTEWQQIFDIMWSDPQTVMGCVPNTLRGAGVWFGPDVTENFLQRHRLSYVIRSHECKPNGHEFMHDNKVITIFSASNYYAIGSNKGAYIRLNNQLMPHFVQYISAASQSKRLSFKQRMGMVESSALKELAVKMRDYRDELEDEFKKFDPDNTGCITITNWCYVMEKVTKLGLPWRLLRDKLAPGTDSHMVNYYTTLDLLDTDVILEAEADGTSVMDALYANKASLVAIFNIIDADDSGEITLDEFETAIDLLTAHMPGAYSKEEMLEKCRMMDLNGDGKVDLNEFLEAFRLSDVQRKQQQDENTRRRSEVRASTKPSDPVTELADRISRNTVIVEQDIDPSDCEAKVIKPNKA; from the exons ATGCTACGCAGCTGCGTGTGCCTGCGATCCGACGAGGACGGCAAGCGGCGCGGCTCCTCCGTCGAAGACGCCTCGTCGTGCCGCTCATCGGAAATAGAGCGCGTGGGTGCCAGCATGCAGACGCTGGGTCCGAGCGGGCAGCCCCAGTCGGTGGCCGCCCAGACGACCACACGGGCCTCCAGTCTGCTGCAGTTCTTCCACAGGAAAGGTTGGTGCAAGCACTTTCGCAAGCCGCTGCGGGGAATGAGCGCCTCCCGGGCCGAGAAAA CTATCAGAGCGGCTATATTTATCCAGAAATGGTATCGCAGGCATCAGGCACGTCGCGAAATGATGAGGCGCTGCAATTGGCAGATATTCCAGAATCTAGAGTACGCCAGCGAACAGGACCAGGCTGAG CTGTACAAATTCTTCAATGACCTCATCAAACATATGCCCCAGGCCGCGGGCAGGAAAAATCAACATCATGGCGAATCCATAA TTTCCCTTCTGGACGAAAAGGACGATATGATGGATGAGCTCGGGGATACTGTGAATGCCAAAATAGAGATGCCAATTCGAAAGAGTCACATTGATCTCCTGATTGACGTCTTCCGCAAGAAACGG GGCAACCGATTGCATCCGAAATATGTGGCGCTGATCCTGCGCGAGGGTGCCAAGTCCCTTAAGCAGTTGCCGAACATCTCCATGGTGTCCACTGCTGTGTCGCAGCAGGTCACTGTCTGTGGCGATCTGCACGGAAAACTCGACGATCTTCTTGTGGTGCTGCACAAG AACGGTCTTCCTTCATCTTCCAATCCTTATGTGTTCAACGGGGACTTTGTGGATAGGGGCAAGCGGGGACTggaggtgctgctgttgcttctgtcTCTGTATCTGGCATTTCCCCAGGCGGTTTTCCTGAACCGCGGCAATCACGAAGACAGCGTCATGAATGCCCGCTATGGATTCATTCGCGAAGTGGAGGGCAAGTACCCC CGGAACCACAAGCGACTGCTGGCTATCATAGACGAGGTCTACAGATGGCTTCCACTAGGCTCCGTTCTCAACAGTCGAGTGCTGATCGTCCACGGTGGCATTTCCGACAACACCAGCTTGGACCTCATCAAGAGCATCGATCGGGGCAAG TACGTATCCATTCTGCGACCACCGCTCACAGACGGCGAGCCTCTGGATAAAACCGAATGGCAACAG ATCTTCGATATCATGTGGAGCGACCCCCAGACCGTGATGGGATGCGTTCCAAACACACTGCGAGGTGCTGGTGTTTGGTTTGGCCCCGACGTCACCGAGAATTTCCTGCAGCGCCACCGACTCAGCTATGTCATACGGTCCCACGAGTGCAAGCCCAACGGACACGAGTTCATGCATGACAACAAG GTAATCACAATCTTTTCGGCATCCAACTACTATGCGATTGGCTCCAATAAGGGCGCCTACATACGACTCAACAACCAGTTGATGCCGCATTTTGTGCAGTACATATCGGCGGCCTCGCAGTCGAAGCGTCTGTCCTTTAAGCAGCGCATGGGCATGGTGGAGAGCTCTGCTCTGAAGGAGCTCGCCGTGAAGATGCGCGACTATCGCGATGAGTTGGAGGATGAGTTTAAGAAGTTCGATCCGGACAACACCGGATGCATAACCATTACGAACTGGTGTTATGTGATGGAGAAGGTCACAAAGCTGGGACTGCCCTGGCGTCTCCTGCGCGATAAGCTGGCTCCTGGCACCGACAGCCACATGGTCAACTATTATACCACCTTGGATCTACTGGATACGGACGTGATC CTGGAGGCCGAGGCAGATGGAACCTCAGTCATGGACGCTTTGTATGCGAACAAAGCCAGTTTGGTGGCCATCTTCAATATCATAGATGCTGACGATTCTG GGGAGATAACTCTGGACGAATTCGAAACAGCGATTGATCTGTTGACGGCACACATGCCGGGCGCCTATTCCAAGGAGGAGATGCTGGAGAAGTGTCGTATGATGGATCTGAATGGGGATGGCAAGGTGGATCTGAACGAGTTCCTGGAGGCCTTCAGGCTGAGCGATGTGCAAAGGAAGCAGCAACAGGATGAGAACACACGAAGGCGTTCGGAGGTCAGGGCCTCAACCAAACCCTCGGACCCCGTCACCGAGCTGGCGGATAGAATATCACGGAATACGGTCATTGTAGAGCAAGATATAGACCCATCCGACTGCGAGGCTAAAGTAATCAAACCCAATAAGGCCTAA
- the rdgC gene encoding serine/threonine-protein phosphatase rdgC isoform X1: MLRSCVCLRSDEDGKRRGSSVEDASSCRSSEIERVGASMQTLGPSGQPQSVAAQTTTRASSLLQFFHRKGWCKHFRKPLRGMSASRAEKTILMDPSQKDDDTLRLRHRQTEGTPPEKAPMTCWAVAIRAAIFIQKWYRRHQARREMMRRCNWQIFQNLEYASEQDQAELYKFFNDLIKHMPQAAGRKNQHHGESIISLLDEKDDMMDELGDTVNAKIEMPIRKSHIDLLIDVFRKKRGNRLHPKYVALILREGAKSLKQLPNISMVSTAVSQQVTVCGDLHGKLDDLLVVLHKNGLPSSSNPYVFNGDFVDRGKRGLEVLLLLLSLYLAFPQAVFLNRGNHEDSVMNARYGFIREVEGKYPRNHKRLLAIIDEVYRWLPLGSVLNSRVLIVHGGISDNTSLDLIKSIDRGKYVSILRPPLTDGEPLDKTEWQQIFDIMWSDPQTVMGCVPNTLRGAGVWFGPDVTENFLQRHRLSYVIRSHECKPNGHEFMHDNKVITIFSASNYYAIGSNKGAYIRLNNQLMPHFVQYISAASQSKRLSFKQRMGMVESSALKELAVKMRDYRDELEDEFKKFDPDNTGCITITNWCYVMEKVTKLGLPWRLLRDKLAPGTDSHMVNYYTTLDLLDTDVILEAEADGTSVMDALYANKASLVAIFNIIDADDSGEITLDEFETAIDLLTAHMPGAYSKEEMLEKCRMMDLNGDGKVDLNEFLEAFRLSDVQRKQQQDENTRRRSEVRASTKPSDPVTELADRISRNTVIVEQDIDPSDCEAKVIKPNKA; the protein is encoded by the exons ATGCTACGCAGCTGCGTGTGCCTGCGATCCGACGAGGACGGCAAGCGGCGCGGCTCCTCCGTCGAAGACGCCTCGTCGTGCCGCTCATCGGAAATAGAGCGCGTGGGTGCCAGCATGCAGACGCTGGGTCCGAGCGGGCAGCCCCAGTCGGTGGCCGCCCAGACGACCACACGGGCCTCCAGTCTGCTGCAGTTCTTCCACAGGAAAGGTTGGTGCAAGCACTTTCGCAAGCCGCTGCGGGGAATGAGCGCCTCCCGGGCCGAGAAAA CGATTCTCATGGACCCGAGCCAGAAAGACGACGACACCCTCCGTCTCCGTCACCGTCAAACCGAAGGAACACCACCAGAGAAAGCCCCCATGACTTGTTGGGCCGTTG CTATCAGAGCGGCTATATTTATCCAGAAATGGTATCGCAGGCATCAGGCACGTCGCGAAATGATGAGGCGCTGCAATTGGCAGATATTCCAGAATCTAGAGTACGCCAGCGAACAGGACCAGGCTGAG CTGTACAAATTCTTCAATGACCTCATCAAACATATGCCCCAGGCCGCGGGCAGGAAAAATCAACATCATGGCGAATCCATAA TTTCCCTTCTGGACGAAAAGGACGATATGATGGATGAGCTCGGGGATACTGTGAATGCCAAAATAGAGATGCCAATTCGAAAGAGTCACATTGATCTCCTGATTGACGTCTTCCGCAAGAAACGG GGCAACCGATTGCATCCGAAATATGTGGCGCTGATCCTGCGCGAGGGTGCCAAGTCCCTTAAGCAGTTGCCGAACATCTCCATGGTGTCCACTGCTGTGTCGCAGCAGGTCACTGTCTGTGGCGATCTGCACGGAAAACTCGACGATCTTCTTGTGGTGCTGCACAAG AACGGTCTTCCTTCATCTTCCAATCCTTATGTGTTCAACGGGGACTTTGTGGATAGGGGCAAGCGGGGACTggaggtgctgctgttgcttctgtcTCTGTATCTGGCATTTCCCCAGGCGGTTTTCCTGAACCGCGGCAATCACGAAGACAGCGTCATGAATGCCCGCTATGGATTCATTCGCGAAGTGGAGGGCAAGTACCCC CGGAACCACAAGCGACTGCTGGCTATCATAGACGAGGTCTACAGATGGCTTCCACTAGGCTCCGTTCTCAACAGTCGAGTGCTGATCGTCCACGGTGGCATTTCCGACAACACCAGCTTGGACCTCATCAAGAGCATCGATCGGGGCAAG TACGTATCCATTCTGCGACCACCGCTCACAGACGGCGAGCCTCTGGATAAAACCGAATGGCAACAG ATCTTCGATATCATGTGGAGCGACCCCCAGACCGTGATGGGATGCGTTCCAAACACACTGCGAGGTGCTGGTGTTTGGTTTGGCCCCGACGTCACCGAGAATTTCCTGCAGCGCCACCGACTCAGCTATGTCATACGGTCCCACGAGTGCAAGCCCAACGGACACGAGTTCATGCATGACAACAAG GTAATCACAATCTTTTCGGCATCCAACTACTATGCGATTGGCTCCAATAAGGGCGCCTACATACGACTCAACAACCAGTTGATGCCGCATTTTGTGCAGTACATATCGGCGGCCTCGCAGTCGAAGCGTCTGTCCTTTAAGCAGCGCATGGGCATGGTGGAGAGCTCTGCTCTGAAGGAGCTCGCCGTGAAGATGCGCGACTATCGCGATGAGTTGGAGGATGAGTTTAAGAAGTTCGATCCGGACAACACCGGATGCATAACCATTACGAACTGGTGTTATGTGATGGAGAAGGTCACAAAGCTGGGACTGCCCTGGCGTCTCCTGCGCGATAAGCTGGCTCCTGGCACCGACAGCCACATGGTCAACTATTATACCACCTTGGATCTACTGGATACGGACGTGATC CTGGAGGCCGAGGCAGATGGAACCTCAGTCATGGACGCTTTGTATGCGAACAAAGCCAGTTTGGTGGCCATCTTCAATATCATAGATGCTGACGATTCTG GGGAGATAACTCTGGACGAATTCGAAACAGCGATTGATCTGTTGACGGCACACATGCCGGGCGCCTATTCCAAGGAGGAGATGCTGGAGAAGTGTCGTATGATGGATCTGAATGGGGATGGCAAGGTGGATCTGAACGAGTTCCTGGAGGCCTTCAGGCTGAGCGATGTGCAAAGGAAGCAGCAACAGGATGAGAACACACGAAGGCGTTCGGAGGTCAGGGCCTCAACCAAACCCTCGGACCCCGTCACCGAGCTGGCGGATAGAATATCACGGAATACGGTCATTGTAGAGCAAGATATAGACCCATCCGACTGCGAGGCTAAAGTAATCAAACCCAATAAGGCCTAA